The Chaetodon auriga isolate fChaAug3 chromosome 22, fChaAug3.hap1, whole genome shotgun sequence genome contains a region encoding:
- the ptprz1b gene encoding receptor-type tyrosine-protein phosphatase zeta isoform X2: MEMAVPRTDVLISQLLLFSQIVVAAEPLVRGLRKLPDDIDWSYSGTLNQRNWGKKYPSCNSARQSPVDIDETFTQVRLQYQNLQLDGWDRLTAESSTIHNNGKTVAISVEGEFFVSGGGLSSRFRVGRITFHWGRCNATSDGSEHSLNGMKYPLEMQIYCYDPDDFQSLDDAIREGGRIAALAVLFEISQEENENFTPVVEAVDTVSRFGKSGSMEAFTLRSLLPNNTDKYYIYNGSLTAPPCSETVEWIVFKQTVAMSEIQLEVFCEVMTMEQAGYVMLTDYLQNNFREQQQFMGQVFASYTGVEDVLTPTCSLEPENVQADAQNDTTIVVTWERPRVVYDTTIDWYTVTYQRLQGQDQSKQEYRTDGDQDVGAIIPSLLANSSYVVQVVAVCTNGLRGRWSDQIIVDMPLEDPESDSDSDAVTKDLQGNREGSSKARWETPENQNQVDLSSEDHSPVEEVPVEQTRVYQNQPGSQTQANQNPPVQVGTRSTPKTPSDSAVLQKTRLSQNAKKKPESRDQTRSKPEEMDQNWIDEDRSILTQRPPTKAGFDSNSAIWVNDLTEQPGFLFPVARTTAPPTIRRQITEEASLSVLPHEPMDLDQGDESGLPSPRSDLYTPPVEDIQVTDVFYEDTGSNSPLETTTFAATVPAAATVLPGDIIDKVSPPSSESGDGPVNRPPPESITSVPSSPSSVWITARAATASNTLAESVYKSFTSSSLLRVLMHTTQPMFNEGSNSSHESRVGLVEGVEREKRTVVPLAVVSTLTILCLLVLVGILIYWRNCFQAANFYPDDSASPKVISAPSTPMLLATDGHEPLTVKQFVKHVMELHTTNTFSKEFEEVQACTVDMGITADSSNHPDNKSKNRYINILAYDHSRVKLSSSLDRDGRCGDYINANFVDGYERTRAYIAAQGPLRAGREDFWRMIWQQNVAVIVMITNLKEKGRTKCDQYWPEENQEEYGPYQVTLKSSKTLAYYTLRTFTVRDTTNKASQRRAEHTVLHYHYTQWPDMGVPEYTLPVLSFIRASSRAQTQEMGPVLVHCSAGVGRTGTYIVIDSMLQQIQDQGTVNVLGFLKHVRTQRNFLVQTEEQYVFIHDALVEAILSRDTSVTSDLLHSYVSDLLTPGASGRTRMDKQFKLISQRQAKHADYSTALRDGNAERNRARALMPVERSRVCLTASDTNSTGYINASYVMGHQHSKEFIVSQTPLSSTVADFWRMIWEHNTHTVVRLPDTHCRSEDSCVYWPGKDQPMSFEGFTVSYSGEEHVCLSSDERLLVQDFTVESPQNNYVLEVRQYSATCWPNPDSPIRNSFDLVKSVREHSRHSEAPTVVHDPLGGATSGLFCALTTLSSQLEEEGAVDVYQVARMTNLMRPGVFNDIEQYQYLYRAVLSLVSSQEDQRALQSPETNGSVPLGQTNVAESLESLM; this comes from the exons GCACCCTGAACCAGCGCAACTGGGGTAAGAAGTACCCATCCTGTAACAGCGCTAGGCAGTCTCCTGTGGACATCGACGAGACGTTTACCCAAGTCAGGCTGCAGTACCAGAACCTGCAGCTGGACGGCTGGGACAGACTGACGGCGGAGTCCAGCACCATCCACAACAATGGGAAGACTG TGGCCATCAGTGTGGAAGGGGAGTTCTTTGTGAGCGGAGGAGGGCTGAGCTCCAGGTTCCGTGTTGGTCGAATCACTTTCCACTGGGGGCGCTGCAACGCAACGTCAGATGGGTCTGAACACAGCCTGAATGGGATGAAATATCCTCTGGag ATGCAGATCTACTGTTATGATCCAGATGACTTCCAGAGTCTGGATGATGCTAtcagggaaggagggaggatcGCCGCCTTGGCCGTGCTCTTTGAA ATCAGCCAGGAAGAAAACGAGAACTTCACTCCTGTTGTAGAGGCCGTCGACACCGTCAGCAGGTTTG GTAAGAGCGGGTCGATGGAAGCTTTCACCTTGCGGTCCCTGCTTCCCAATAACACAGATAAATATTACATCTACAACGGCTCACTAACTGCACCCCCCTGCTCTGAGACGGTGGAATGGATCGTCTTTAAGCAAACAGTGGCCATGTCAGAAATACAG CTGGAGGTGTTTTGCGAGGTGATGACGATGGAGCAGGCTGGGTACGTGATGCTGACGGATTACCTGCAGAACAACttcagggagcagcagcagttcatgGGTCAGGTGTTTGCCTCGTACACCGGAGTGGAGGACGTGCTCACACCCA CCTGCAGCTTGGAGCCGGAGAACGTTCAGGCTGACGCCCAGAACGACACGACCATCGTGGTGACATGGGAGCGTCCCCGCGTGGTTTATGACACCACCATTGACTGGTACACCGTCACCTACCAGAGGCTGCAGGGCCAAGACCAGAGCAAGCAGGAGTACAGGACTGACGGAGACCAGGATGTG GGTGCCATCATCCCCAGCCTGCTGGCCAACAGCAGCTACGTAGTTCAGGTGGTTGCCGTTTGCACCAACGGACTCAGAGGTCGATGGAGCGACCAGATTATCGTGGACATGCCGTTAGAAGACCCCG aaagTGATTCAGATTCTGACGCCGTCACAAAAGACTTGCAAGGCAACAGGGAG GGCTCATCCAAAGCCAGATGGGAGACACCAGAGAACCAGAATCAGGTGGATTTGTCTTCCGAGGACCACAGCCCCGTGGAGGAGGTCCCAGTGGAGCAGACCAGAGTTTACCAGAACCAACCCGGAAGCCAGACCCAAGCGAACCAGAACCCCCCGGTCCAGGTCGGCACCCGTTCAACCCCAAAGACTCCCTCTGACTCTGCCGTTCTACAGAAAACCCGACTCAGCCAGAATGCGAAGAAGAAACCGGAAAGCCGCGACCAAACCAGGTCCAAACCAGAGGAAATGGATCAGAACTGGATTGACGAGGACCGGAGCATCCTGACACAAAGGCCGCCCACCAAAGCAGGTTTTGACAGCAATAGTGCAATATGGGTAAATGACTTAACTGAGCAGCCAGgcttcctgtttccagttgCTCGGACAACCGCCCCGCCGACGATACGCCGACAGATCACAGAAGAAGCCTCGTTGTCAGTGTTGCCACATGAG CCAATGGATCTAGACCAAGGCGATGAAAGCGGCCTCCCTTCTCCCCGGTCGGACCTCTACACCCCTCCTGTGGAGGACATCCAAGTCACAGACGTCTTCTATGAAGACACAGGCAGCAACTCTCCACTCGAAACCACCACCTTTGCCGCGACAGTGCCTGCCGCTGCCACTGTGTTGCCAG GTGATATAATAGACAAAGTTTCCCCGCCGTCCTCTGAAAGCGGCGATGGCCCTGTGAACAGACCTCCACCAGAAAGCATCACCTCAGTTCCCTCCAGCCCCTCCTCCGTCTGGATCACGGCAAGGGCGGCAACCGCCAGCAACACGCTGGCTGAGTCGGTCTATAAATCATTCacctcctcctcgctgctcaGGGTGCTGATGCACACAACCCAGCCCATGTTTAATG agggcagcaacagcagccacgAGTCTCGGGTTGGGCTGGTCGAAGgtgtggagagggagaagaggacaGTGGTTCCTCTGGCTGTCGTCTCTACTCTGACCATCCTCTGTCTGCTGGTGCTGGTGGGCATACTCATCTACtggag aaactgtttcCAGGCTGCTAATTTCTACCCAGATGACAGTGCATCACCTAAAGTCATCTCCGCTCCATCTACACCCATGCTGCTGGctacag ACGGTCACGAGCCACTGACAGTGAAGCAGTTTGTGAAGCACGTCATGGAGCTGCACACCACCAACACTTTCTCCAAGGAGTTTGAG GAGGTGCAGGCGTGCACAGTGGACATGGGCATCACCGCCGACAGCTCCAATCACCCCGACAACAAAAGCAAGAACAGATACATCAACATACTGGCCT ATGACCACAGCAGAGTCAAGCTCTCCAGCAGTTTGGACAGAGATGGGAGATGCGGCGACTACATCAACGCCAACTTTGTGGAT gggtACGAGAGAACAAGGGCGTACATCGCAGCTCAGGGGCCCCTGAGAGCGGGCAGGGAAGACTTCTGGAGGATGATCTGGCAGCAGAATGTTGCCGTTATTGTCATGATCACCAACCTCAAGGAGAAAGGACGG ACAAAATGTGACCAGTATTGGCCGGAGGAGAACCAGGAGGAATATGGCCCATACCAGGTGACCCTGAAAAGCAGCAAGACCCTCGCTTACTACACACTGCGGACGTTCACTGTCAGAGATACCACAAATAAG GCTTCTCAGAGGAGAGCTGAACACACAGTCCTCCATTACCACTACACCCAGTGGCCGGACATGGGCGTCCCAGAATACACTCTGCCTGTGCTGTCCTTCATCAGAGCATCCTCCCGGGCACAGACACAGGAGATGGGACCTGTGCTGGTACACTGCAG TGCTGGTGTGGGAAGGACAGGAACCTACATAGTGATAGACAGCATGCTGCAGCAGATCCAGGATCAGGGCACGGTCAACGTTCTTGGTTTCCTAAAGCATGTCCGCACGCAGAGGAACTTCCTGGTTCAGACGGAG GAGCAGTACGTGTTCATCCACGATGCTCTGGTGGAGGCCATCTTGAGCCGTGACACCtcggtgacctctgacctcctgcacAGTTATGTGTCTGACCTCCTGACCCCCGGGGCGTCGGGCAGGACGCGCATGGACAAACAGTTCAAG ctgatcAGTCAACGTCAGGCAAAGCACGCAGACTACAGCACTGCCCTGAGGGACGGCAACGCTGAGAGGAACCGAGCCCGAGCGCTGATGCCTG tGGAAAGATCAAGAGTGTGCCTGACCGCTTCAGATacaaactccacagggtacatCAACGCCTCCTACGTTATG GGACATCAGCACAGTAAGGAGTTCATCGTGAGCCAGACGCCTCTGAGCAGCACGGTGGCAGATTTCTGGAGAATGATCTGggagcacaacacacacactgtcgtCCGTCTGCCTGACACACACTGTCGG AGTGAAGACTCGTGTGTTTACTGGCCCGGTAAAGACCAGCCAATGAGCTTTGAGGGTTTCACTGTGTCCTACTCGGGGGaagagcatgtgtgtttgtccagtgaCGAGAGACTTTTGGTACAGGACTTTACAGTGGAGTCtccacag AACAATTATGTGTTGGAGGTGCGTCAGTacagcgccacctgctggcccAACCCAGACAGCCCCATCAGGAACAGTTTCGATCTGGTCAAATCAGTCAGAGAGCACAGCAGACATTCAGAGGCACCTACAGTTGTACATGATCC cttggGAGGCGCGACATCAGGGCTGTTCTGTGCCCTCACCACCCTGTCCagtcagctggaggaggagggagcagtaGACGTCTACCAGGTGGCACGGATGACCAACCTCATGAGGCCTGGGGTTTTTAATGATATA GAGCAGTACCAGTATCTGTACCGAGCCGTGCTGAGTCTGGTGAGCAGccaggaagaccagagagccCTGCAGAGTCCTGAAACCAACGGATCTGTGCCACTGGGACAGACCAACGTCGCTGAGAGCCTGGAGTCCCTCATGTAG
- the ptprz1b gene encoding receptor-type tyrosine-protein phosphatase zeta isoform X1 — protein MEMAVPRTDVLISQLLLFSQIVVAAEPLVRGLRKLPDDIDWSYSGTLNQRNWGKKYPSCNSARQSPVDIDETFTQVRLQYQNLQLDGWDRLTAESSTIHNNGKTVAISVEGEFFVSGGGLSSRFRVGRITFHWGRCNATSDGSEHSLNGMKYPLEMQIYCYDPDDFQSLDDAIREGGRIAALAVLFEISQEENENFTPVVEAVDTVSRFGKSGSMEAFTLRSLLPNNTDKYYIYNGSLTAPPCSETVEWIVFKQTVAMSEIQLEVFCEVMTMEQAGYVMLTDYLQNNFREQQQFMGQVFASYTGVEDVLTPTCSLEPENVQADAQNDTTIVVTWERPRVVYDTTIDWYTVTYQRLQGQDQSKQEYRTDGDQDVGAIIPSLLANSSYVVQVVAVCTNGLRGRWSDQIIVDMPLEDPESDSDSDAVTKDLQGNREGSSKARWETPENQNQVDLSSEDHSPVEEVPVEQTRVYQNQPGSQTQANQNPPVQVGTRSTPKTPSDSAVLQKTRLSQNAKKKPESRDQTRSKPEEMDQNWIDEDRSILTQRPPTKAGFDSNSAIWVNDLTEQPGFLFPVARTTAPPTIRRQITEEASLSVLPHEPMDLDQGDESGLPSPRSDLYTPPVEDIQVTDVFYEDTGSNSPLETTTFAATVPAAATVLPGDIIDKVSPPSSESGDGPVNRPPPESITSVPSSPSSVWITARAATASNTLAESVYKSFTSSSLLRVLMHTTQPMFNEGSNSSHESRVGLVEGVEREKRTVVPLAVVSTLTILCLLVLVGILIYWRNCFQAANFYPDDSASPKVISAPSTPMLLATDGHEPLTVKQFVKHVMELHTTNTFSKEFEIVRESYEEVQACTVDMGITADSSNHPDNKSKNRYINILAYDHSRVKLSSSLDRDGRCGDYINANFVDGYERTRAYIAAQGPLRAGREDFWRMIWQQNVAVIVMITNLKEKGRTKCDQYWPEENQEEYGPYQVTLKSSKTLAYYTLRTFTVRDTTNKASQRRAEHTVLHYHYTQWPDMGVPEYTLPVLSFIRASSRAQTQEMGPVLVHCSAGVGRTGTYIVIDSMLQQIQDQGTVNVLGFLKHVRTQRNFLVQTEEQYVFIHDALVEAILSRDTSVTSDLLHSYVSDLLTPGASGRTRMDKQFKLISQRQAKHADYSTALRDGNAERNRARALMPVERSRVCLTASDTNSTGYINASYVMGHQHSKEFIVSQTPLSSTVADFWRMIWEHNTHTVVRLPDTHCRSEDSCVYWPGKDQPMSFEGFTVSYSGEEHVCLSSDERLLVQDFTVESPQNNYVLEVRQYSATCWPNPDSPIRNSFDLVKSVREHSRHSEAPTVVHDPLGGATSGLFCALTTLSSQLEEEGAVDVYQVARMTNLMRPGVFNDIEQYQYLYRAVLSLVSSQEDQRALQSPETNGSVPLGQTNVAESLESLM, from the exons GCACCCTGAACCAGCGCAACTGGGGTAAGAAGTACCCATCCTGTAACAGCGCTAGGCAGTCTCCTGTGGACATCGACGAGACGTTTACCCAAGTCAGGCTGCAGTACCAGAACCTGCAGCTGGACGGCTGGGACAGACTGACGGCGGAGTCCAGCACCATCCACAACAATGGGAAGACTG TGGCCATCAGTGTGGAAGGGGAGTTCTTTGTGAGCGGAGGAGGGCTGAGCTCCAGGTTCCGTGTTGGTCGAATCACTTTCCACTGGGGGCGCTGCAACGCAACGTCAGATGGGTCTGAACACAGCCTGAATGGGATGAAATATCCTCTGGag ATGCAGATCTACTGTTATGATCCAGATGACTTCCAGAGTCTGGATGATGCTAtcagggaaggagggaggatcGCCGCCTTGGCCGTGCTCTTTGAA ATCAGCCAGGAAGAAAACGAGAACTTCACTCCTGTTGTAGAGGCCGTCGACACCGTCAGCAGGTTTG GTAAGAGCGGGTCGATGGAAGCTTTCACCTTGCGGTCCCTGCTTCCCAATAACACAGATAAATATTACATCTACAACGGCTCACTAACTGCACCCCCCTGCTCTGAGACGGTGGAATGGATCGTCTTTAAGCAAACAGTGGCCATGTCAGAAATACAG CTGGAGGTGTTTTGCGAGGTGATGACGATGGAGCAGGCTGGGTACGTGATGCTGACGGATTACCTGCAGAACAACttcagggagcagcagcagttcatgGGTCAGGTGTTTGCCTCGTACACCGGAGTGGAGGACGTGCTCACACCCA CCTGCAGCTTGGAGCCGGAGAACGTTCAGGCTGACGCCCAGAACGACACGACCATCGTGGTGACATGGGAGCGTCCCCGCGTGGTTTATGACACCACCATTGACTGGTACACCGTCACCTACCAGAGGCTGCAGGGCCAAGACCAGAGCAAGCAGGAGTACAGGACTGACGGAGACCAGGATGTG GGTGCCATCATCCCCAGCCTGCTGGCCAACAGCAGCTACGTAGTTCAGGTGGTTGCCGTTTGCACCAACGGACTCAGAGGTCGATGGAGCGACCAGATTATCGTGGACATGCCGTTAGAAGACCCCG aaagTGATTCAGATTCTGACGCCGTCACAAAAGACTTGCAAGGCAACAGGGAG GGCTCATCCAAAGCCAGATGGGAGACACCAGAGAACCAGAATCAGGTGGATTTGTCTTCCGAGGACCACAGCCCCGTGGAGGAGGTCCCAGTGGAGCAGACCAGAGTTTACCAGAACCAACCCGGAAGCCAGACCCAAGCGAACCAGAACCCCCCGGTCCAGGTCGGCACCCGTTCAACCCCAAAGACTCCCTCTGACTCTGCCGTTCTACAGAAAACCCGACTCAGCCAGAATGCGAAGAAGAAACCGGAAAGCCGCGACCAAACCAGGTCCAAACCAGAGGAAATGGATCAGAACTGGATTGACGAGGACCGGAGCATCCTGACACAAAGGCCGCCCACCAAAGCAGGTTTTGACAGCAATAGTGCAATATGGGTAAATGACTTAACTGAGCAGCCAGgcttcctgtttccagttgCTCGGACAACCGCCCCGCCGACGATACGCCGACAGATCACAGAAGAAGCCTCGTTGTCAGTGTTGCCACATGAG CCAATGGATCTAGACCAAGGCGATGAAAGCGGCCTCCCTTCTCCCCGGTCGGACCTCTACACCCCTCCTGTGGAGGACATCCAAGTCACAGACGTCTTCTATGAAGACACAGGCAGCAACTCTCCACTCGAAACCACCACCTTTGCCGCGACAGTGCCTGCCGCTGCCACTGTGTTGCCAG GTGATATAATAGACAAAGTTTCCCCGCCGTCCTCTGAAAGCGGCGATGGCCCTGTGAACAGACCTCCACCAGAAAGCATCACCTCAGTTCCCTCCAGCCCCTCCTCCGTCTGGATCACGGCAAGGGCGGCAACCGCCAGCAACACGCTGGCTGAGTCGGTCTATAAATCATTCacctcctcctcgctgctcaGGGTGCTGATGCACACAACCCAGCCCATGTTTAATG agggcagcaacagcagccacgAGTCTCGGGTTGGGCTGGTCGAAGgtgtggagagggagaagaggacaGTGGTTCCTCTGGCTGTCGTCTCTACTCTGACCATCCTCTGTCTGCTGGTGCTGGTGGGCATACTCATCTACtggag aaactgtttcCAGGCTGCTAATTTCTACCCAGATGACAGTGCATCACCTAAAGTCATCTCCGCTCCATCTACACCCATGCTGCTGGctacag ACGGTCACGAGCCACTGACAGTGAAGCAGTTTGTGAAGCACGTCATGGAGCTGCACACCACCAACACTTTCTCCAAGGAGTTTGAG ATTGTCAGAGAATCCTATGAG GAGGTGCAGGCGTGCACAGTGGACATGGGCATCACCGCCGACAGCTCCAATCACCCCGACAACAAAAGCAAGAACAGATACATCAACATACTGGCCT ATGACCACAGCAGAGTCAAGCTCTCCAGCAGTTTGGACAGAGATGGGAGATGCGGCGACTACATCAACGCCAACTTTGTGGAT gggtACGAGAGAACAAGGGCGTACATCGCAGCTCAGGGGCCCCTGAGAGCGGGCAGGGAAGACTTCTGGAGGATGATCTGGCAGCAGAATGTTGCCGTTATTGTCATGATCACCAACCTCAAGGAGAAAGGACGG ACAAAATGTGACCAGTATTGGCCGGAGGAGAACCAGGAGGAATATGGCCCATACCAGGTGACCCTGAAAAGCAGCAAGACCCTCGCTTACTACACACTGCGGACGTTCACTGTCAGAGATACCACAAATAAG GCTTCTCAGAGGAGAGCTGAACACACAGTCCTCCATTACCACTACACCCAGTGGCCGGACATGGGCGTCCCAGAATACACTCTGCCTGTGCTGTCCTTCATCAGAGCATCCTCCCGGGCACAGACACAGGAGATGGGACCTGTGCTGGTACACTGCAG TGCTGGTGTGGGAAGGACAGGAACCTACATAGTGATAGACAGCATGCTGCAGCAGATCCAGGATCAGGGCACGGTCAACGTTCTTGGTTTCCTAAAGCATGTCCGCACGCAGAGGAACTTCCTGGTTCAGACGGAG GAGCAGTACGTGTTCATCCACGATGCTCTGGTGGAGGCCATCTTGAGCCGTGACACCtcggtgacctctgacctcctgcacAGTTATGTGTCTGACCTCCTGACCCCCGGGGCGTCGGGCAGGACGCGCATGGACAAACAGTTCAAG ctgatcAGTCAACGTCAGGCAAAGCACGCAGACTACAGCACTGCCCTGAGGGACGGCAACGCTGAGAGGAACCGAGCCCGAGCGCTGATGCCTG tGGAAAGATCAAGAGTGTGCCTGACCGCTTCAGATacaaactccacagggtacatCAACGCCTCCTACGTTATG GGACATCAGCACAGTAAGGAGTTCATCGTGAGCCAGACGCCTCTGAGCAGCACGGTGGCAGATTTCTGGAGAATGATCTGggagcacaacacacacactgtcgtCCGTCTGCCTGACACACACTGTCGG AGTGAAGACTCGTGTGTTTACTGGCCCGGTAAAGACCAGCCAATGAGCTTTGAGGGTTTCACTGTGTCCTACTCGGGGGaagagcatgtgtgtttgtccagtgaCGAGAGACTTTTGGTACAGGACTTTACAGTGGAGTCtccacag AACAATTATGTGTTGGAGGTGCGTCAGTacagcgccacctgctggcccAACCCAGACAGCCCCATCAGGAACAGTTTCGATCTGGTCAAATCAGTCAGAGAGCACAGCAGACATTCAGAGGCACCTACAGTTGTACATGATCC cttggGAGGCGCGACATCAGGGCTGTTCTGTGCCCTCACCACCCTGTCCagtcagctggaggaggagggagcagtaGACGTCTACCAGGTGGCACGGATGACCAACCTCATGAGGCCTGGGGTTTTTAATGATATA GAGCAGTACCAGTATCTGTACCGAGCCGTGCTGAGTCTGGTGAGCAGccaggaagaccagagagccCTGCAGAGTCCTGAAACCAACGGATCTGTGCCACTGGGACAGACCAACGTCGCTGAGAGCCTGGAGTCCCTCATGTAG
- the LOC143314702 gene encoding HMG box-containing protein 1-like gives MVWEMVTPAVLSSDPKHQNVQDSEAQGEHTEGMMDADGDPSHDLLCCEERLASSPGFPTSDSYMEYDDLPDLQEVREEVETAASPVYQVDLGVSHQERHAHTHPPDTQWLTQLAHIATGPQSPLLQEPPHSSSSSVCLSSTSSNLHSYARPPPLLPSSTMSPPRGHGRERRRSRKSSECGSAVSTRSSLSDDEDMGWSFSWPPTAWHCFLKGTHLRFHSGSKVQWQDVEDLDSAEEDSGDEEQSTSLKGYGSEGLQLVQHSEIVLSGQAVLQLTFDPGAFGHAPMTARCQLDHPFYVKNKGWSSFYPSLTVVRHGIPCYEMEVGGVCLPPGHRDAKHTDDSPVFDTFRSYDFTPLDSSAVYVLSSMARRRRASQSSAEAVSPDRDKSQDDHSPGHSHPAHQKPTKSQHASTAGSNNAPPTKCKRPMNAFMLFAKKFRVEYTQMYPGKDNRAISVLLGERWKKMRSEERRAFTVQAKALADEQKRLNPDCWKRKRTNSGCQGN, from the exons ATGGTTTGGGAGATGGTGACCCCGGCTGTGCTGTCCAGCGACCCCAAACATCAGAATGTGCAGGATTCAGAGGCTCAGGGTGAACACACAG AAGGGATGATGGATGCAGATGGAGACCCGTCACATGACCTCCTCTGCTGTGAGGAACGCCTCGCCTCCTCACCTGGCTTCCCCACCAGCGACAGCTACATGGAATACG ACGACCTCCCAGACCTGCAGGAGGTGCGGGAGGAGGTGGAAACAGCAGCGTCACCTGTTTACCAGGTGGACTTGGGCGTGTCACACCAGGAgcggcacgcacacacacaccctcccgACACACAGTGGCTGACGCAGCTGGCTCACATCGCCACAGGACCCCAGAGCCCACTGCTCCAGGAGCCCCCTCACAGCAG ctcctcctcagtctgCCTCTCCAGCACTAGCAGTAATCTACATTCCTACGcccggcctcctcctcttctccccagCAGCACCATGTCGCCCCCCAGAGGTCATGGCAGGGAGCGTCGCCGCAGCAGG AAGAGCAGTGAATGTGGTTCTGCAGTGTCAACCAGATCCTCCCTGTCTGACGATGAAGACATGGGCTGGAGCTTCTCCTGGCCACCCACTGCCTGGCACTGCTTTCTCAAAG GCACTCATCTGCGCTTCCACAGCGGCTCTAAGGTGCAGTGGCAGGACGTTGAGGATCTGGactctgctgaggaagactCTGGTGATGAGGAGCAATCCACATCACTGAAA GGTTATGGCTCCGAGGGTCTGCAGCTGGTGCAGCATTCAGAGATTGTGTTGTCTGGTCAGGCTGTCCtacagctgacctttgaccccgggGCATTTGGACATGCCCCCATGACCGCCCGCTGCCAACTCGATCACCCCTTTTATGTCAAAAATAAAG GGTGGTCGTCGTTTTACCCGAGCTTGACCGTGGTGCGTCATGGGATACCGTGCTATGAAATGGAGGTGGGAGGTGTGTGCCTTCCTCCAGGACACAGAGACGCCAAACACACAGACGACTCTCCGGTCTTTGACACTTTCAGGAG TTACGACTTCACTCCTCTGGACTCCTCTGCGGTTTACGTGTTGAGCAGTATGGCCAGACGGCGGCGCGCCTCCCAGTCCAGCGCCGAGGCCGTTTCTCCCGACAGAGACAAATCACAAG ACGACCACAGTCCCGGTCACTCCCACCCTGCTCATCAAAAGCCAACCAAAAGCCAGCATGCCAGCACAGCAGGAAGCAACAACGCCCCGCCCACTAAGTGCAAGCGGCCAATGAACGCCTTCATGCTGTTTGCCAAAAAGTTCAGGGTGGAGTATACACAGATGTACCCAGGCAAGGACAACAG agctaTCAGCGTCCTCCTTGGTGAGCGGTGGAAGAAGATGCGAAGTGAGGAGCGGCGGGCGTTCACCGTACAGGCCAAAGCCCTCGCAGACGAACAGAAAAGACTCAACCCAGACTGCTGGAAACGCAAACGAACCAACTCg GGTTGTCAGGGAAATTAA